The Mytilus edulis chromosome 5, xbMytEdul2.2, whole genome shotgun sequence genomic interval ggacacttatgtagtttaggtatccaatacagtgatggaagatccagttcttcatctttggttgaaattccaaaggaacatagaacagacctatgattatccaggatttcctctttggtaagtgtcgtgagggtatatgttgagtttccaagtgaattgtcagtacctaattcgtttatcaagcagttgatgtagtgacttttacacacaaaaacgatgttatttggggctttatctgcggggacaacaacatatttgtcatggaggtcggataggtgttttgcaacatttgggtctttaaagattgacgtagcatggggattgatagacccattcagtttcttaattctgatttgtatcaacgacctcactgccttaatccattcggaaagagtgtctacgtcttccttctcgcgcttagcccattgcctggcataatcctcgactgaatccatcaaaattttaaagttgtatttccaattgatggatttaggctcacgtttctgtttagtattaaatcaatatttaagATCCATtgtgttacatcttgtgatctgTTTATTTGGCAATCactaatggcagtcagcagggtttaagaacatccgttgttcgacttgttagtcaaatgtgttatgttaaaatataaaatgttgtttgtgctgctGTTAGACCTttctaccaagaaatttgttttgcaggCTCAcgtatccaacgcaatcataggtttgaacgttgttttcaatttagacttgtttatatttattcgtTTGGGCTTGCAATACATTTTCCTTCTGGTTTATATGATCCGTACATCCTTTTTATACCCTtcaaattcaagagtctatcctaaattgaggtatatattatggccttccaaataccgttttaatccctaacatcactgaagggacattgattgtcgaaatccggatatagTGTACCAATTATACACCTTTTGTATGATTGGTTCTTTTGTTAAGAACATCCGTTGTTCGAcatgttagtcaaatgcgttttgtgaAAATagactctttttttttgtaacttttttggtaaaaaaggTCAAACCGGGTAGGATAgttatagattatcattggtcatctcaactcgattgtttTTGTCACTTTCGCCGTACTGGCTCAAAccagaaaatcaatctcgttgagatgaccaacgataaaCATAATTATCCATCCCGGTTTTATAGCAGATATTCgggacatccaaactcataaTTCAAAACTACACTGACAAACctatggctaaaaagaaaaacaaataccaaAAGATTAACAATACACAAAGTAAACATAGAAACTACAATTTTTACaaacattgacaaaaaataactCATAACTTATGCAATAATTTATAATATCGATTTTGGTGGGAAAAAACCATTGATACACATAATCAAATTGCTATCATATGACTAAACAGTACACCTTAGTTACAAAATACTATTAAAGTAGTTCTTTACTATTCGTTTGATCATGTCGATGATTGATGGAATCGGGAGTTGCACAACATCTTTTGAATCTCACGTTTAAACTTAGAAGTGTTGTACCAAGTATTGCATTAATATGAACAAAACTCTTTACAACCTGTTTTAAAGGCAttttagataaaggcaacagaagaATACCATTGTTCAAATGTCAACAGATTTAACTGCGTCAAATTCACGTAGCGAAAGCTGAAGCTCAGGAACCGTTGCTGTGAAAAAACATGTGCATTTTACAGTTACAGTTTgacttttagaaaaataaatatccTTTTAAAATCCATGCAGCTGTTCCAATGTGTTATCCAAAATCGCCAAATTCAACAATTACGCATCAGATTTTTCGCCATCAGACAAAGTCTCCAACAATATTGTTTTATACGCGAAAGACATTACTTGGTATGCCCAAATGAAGAAATCATAATTCACAGCAAAACTTTGTTCCCTTAATATTTTTTCGTAATTGATTTATGAGATACAAACATCACTTTTATTGTTGCCTCGATTTAATTATCAGTAGATATGGTAATATATGcaggaaacataaaaaaaaatgtagtattattgccaatgagacaactatccaccaaagttcaaatgaagtggatgtaagtaatAATGGACAACCGTACAGCATTCAACACTAGGGAAACCCCATACCGTATGGTTGGCTATAAAAAGcaccaacatgaaaaatatgaattcAATTACGGCCtagtttataataaaattatttatgaaaaaccAATATGACCGGCATGAACCAACGACATCCACTGAACTACAGGATCCTTAGTTAGGACATGCACTTTTGGCGGAGTGAAACAAGTTTGTGGAagctcaccccccccccccccccccccctttacctGATACATTGGTGTATCCGTACAACATAagatcaaactataaaaatcaattgaaaaaggcttaactcatgggatggatacaaatacaaatacaaaattcatcCAACAAAACAAGTAGTCATCCCTGTGAGACTAGATCACTTTTTTCCCATAGGCCTAACGTTAAAGCCGCCATCTTGGAGGGAGGAAGGAATTTTCGACATGGGTCAagtggccatttttttttaattagtaacATAATTAAGTAAATGTTGTGTtcttaattaataattaattgtgataattaataatataactaAGTATATTAATTAAATTCCTAATTAATATTTAGTGTTGACCAATGTCCGAGTCTAATAtattattgatttattgtttacAATAAATATGGGTATGGTCGTTTCAACTGGATTGGTTTAAAGGTTTAATGTTTTGTATCAAGATTAGGTTTGAAGTGTAAATACCTCCAAATATATGTGGgcttacaaaataaataaaatctataagatatattatataatttattgtatacaaatCACAACAACAAAGAATTTCACAAGACCTGTCATTTCTTAACATACATTCTAAAAGCCGTATGGTATTGTTTTGTAATCATCAACTATGACTCGTTTGTCAAACACAATTTTATagtctttacttttttttttttttataattcggGCGTTCTTCGGGTCTCTCGAAATCTTGTTTTCATCAACAACTGTAATAACATTTTGATCGCTTAAATTTGTCACCATTTCGCGCACGGTATTAAAATTAATGCTTAGAGCATTTTTATAGTTGAGTGTTATTCCGCGTACTTTGCATAGTTTTAATTCCTGTAGGATCTGACTTTTCTAGATTGAAAGCATAGTTTTTGGGGCCACCGGTAACAAAGTGTGTGATGTTATTATACGGGACTTCATCTGTTAGATCTCCTAGATAGTCACCAAGTGGAGGTTCCCACTCACCCTCGTTTACAGTGAATACAATTGAATCAGTATCGGCGTACATGACTCGGGGTCCTAGCTTTTCTAAACAACTGTACAATTTTAATCTAGCTTTAGCTGTTGTAACAAAGTTAACTCCAGTTACAAGATGTTGATCACtggtcaaaatatcaaaatagattaAAGGGTCTGACACATACTCAACTTGAGGTAAATTTGTCCGTTGTCCGAATTTACCCCAGAAGCTGTTCAACATAAGTTTAGCAAGGGAACGGAGGCCAGGATTCGTTTCTATTTTGGCATAATCCAGTAAGATTCCTTCTTTTCAAAATAATCTTGAATATATTTCTGTCTATGCTCTTCACTAATACACCAGCTAGGCCAACCACTGGCTTcttgtttcattttcaaaaatatattgatGTATTCCGTGAAGATTCCTCCTGATTTTGATCTTGTATCATATTGCTCAACATCATTGAAGTGCCATACTTCATAAATTGTATCCACTGCGTATCCCTTTTGAAATGCCATCTTTAACCCATCTGTTACCCAAGTTCCAATAAATTCTCGTTCTTCAGGATTGTGCTCACAAGTGGTTTGTTGTTTCAAATCTGTACAAGTTATGCACAAGGAAAACATCAGTTTGTTGTTAATCTTAGCGGGTAACACTGGAATGTGAAGTTCACGGGGAGGACATACTTTGCGTTTGATTAATCCTTCATATGTTTGTAAATCATCAAAAGTTTCTGTCACAACTGATGGGTGACCTAATACGGCTTTATCAGTTTTATTGATGTAAGGGTAAAGTGAGGTAACATCATAGTATTTGATATGTTCGCCATCTGAAGATTCGTGGTACAGTTTAAATGCTTCCGTTCTACCACCTGCAAAAGCATCTCTCGGTTCTAAGGGTGTGGTAATATCAATGGAGTCTATGAACCTTTTGATGCTCTCATTTTCACAGATATTTTTGTCAAACTCACATTCCCATATACATCTGTATGTATATCCTTGCTTTTCAATATGGATTTTCTTCTCCATAGTTTGATGATACAAATCAGCCATTTATGACTTATTTACAGTGTTAATAGTGTGCTGGGCGTAACATTTCGGACATCCATGCCAAAAACAACCATGATATTCCATTACAACTTTTCCATTATCATCGGTTTCAAAATAACCATCTACTCTGTATTGGTCAATCGTTTTCTCCCCAACGTTCCTTGCATGATGGATGTGTACCCCTTTAAAACTGTGATACGTATTTAATCCATTTTAAAGCTTTAATAGAATGTTTCTCTTCTGGACGGTATCCTTGTGCTGGTATAATCCCAATAGTTTCAGGGCGCAGAAATTTTGTGCGAAACACCAAATTACAAGCCGTAGCTATAGTAATGCAGCTTGCAAACGGATCAATACCCGAATCTTCGCCAGTTGACATCGTCATTGACATAAATAGTTCCCGTAACTTTAAACAGCATCGCCTCAGAATATCTACATCTGATCGACAGTAATCAAACGTTCTACAGGTAAGTCAAACATGGTTTTCCTATTAGTATGGTGCCATTCAAGAAAGGCTTCTCTGTCCCCTGATTTCATAGCCTCTGGATTATAAAACTTGGCATCTGGTAGATGGTCTAACACAACTGTAGTGTTTTCTTTCCTGCTATAAAGATGCGGGAAGTATCCTTTCTGTAAATCTTTAATTCCAAACTATTTAGGCAATTTTGATGATATAATAATAACAAACACTGTcaatttataatatgttttatttgtaatacaattataaaagaaatCAATGAGATTAATAGTCTTTTACATCACTTGCTTTCACCCACGAATTAAACTTGTTTGGTTAATTTAActatttgatataatattgtttatatgGTCCTCTTCCTTTTGTCCTCATCACTGTTTTTCAATTTTCCACAAGGAATTATCTTTGACGTTTATTCGCTGAAGTTCAGATTGGTAGTAGGATGCAGAAATTTCTTCTCCATGGTAATCTTTAATGCGATATAACGGTGTCATGCTTCTCCAAAAACGTCCGGATATCGTGAACACCTCATCCATCCATTTCTCGTCATATTCCCGAGAAAACATAGTTCTCAAATATATAAGTCTAACTCGATCTCCAAGCTTAAACCTGAAGTGGTAGTATTTCTTGAACTTTCCataatgttcttttaaaaaatatgtcgaTAAGCGAACAGTTTCtgcattttcctttttttacttCTATGAGTGCCATGTCAATAGTGCTATGAATAGTATGATTGTATCCATTTGCAAAGCTTTGAACCTTGTCTACGCTCGTACACTGATGCTTTGACCTCATTTAACGCATAGAAATGATTAATATCTTCCTTCTTAAAA includes:
- the LOC139525190 gene encoding uncharacterized protein, whose protein sequence is MADLYHQTMEKKIHIEKQGYTYRCIWECEFDKNICENESIKRFIDSIDITTPLEPRDAFAGGRTEAFKLYHESSDGEHIKYYDVTSLYPYINKTDKAVLGHPSVVTETFDDLQTYEGLIKRKVCPPRELHIPVLPAKINNKLMFSLCITCTDLKQQTTCEHNPEEREFIGTWVTDGLKMAFQKGYAVDTIYEVWHFNDVEQYDTRSKSGGIFTEYINIFLKMKQEASGWPSWCISEEHRQKYIQDYFEKKESYWIMPK